The sequence GAGACATACATAATTGTACTGCTGTGCATTTTCCTACTTGACTTTCATGATTATGAATAGTACAAACACAGTTGTATATATCAAAGTTAAGGGTAGGAGACCACAGGGATTCTTGGATCCTCCCAAATTTGAGTGGAATGGAACAAAGGAGCGACAGCTTTGGACAATGGTATCAAATTTGAATTATTCACAAGATCAAATAGATTGGCagaatttatcaaaaatatttgaaacgcctgaattttttcttaaaaagAGAACATATAAATTATTTGCTGAACACTTAGAGCTTTTACAACTACaattggagaaaaaaagagatcTTGAGAAGTATTCAAATGATCAAGTGAATGAAGGGATGTCTGATTTAATACATAAATATACCCCTACTTTACAAAATGATAATCTATTAAATGTA is a genomic window of Saccharomyces cerevisiae S288C chromosome XVI, complete sequence containing:
- the ATG29 gene encoding Atg29p (Autophagy-specific protein; required for recruiting other ATG proteins to the pre-autophagosomal structure (PAS); interacts with Atg17p and localizas to the PAS in a manner interdependent with Atg17p and Cis1p; not conserved; relocalizes from nucleus to cytoplasmic foci upon DNA replication stress), with protein sequence MIMNSTNTVVYIKVKGRRPQGFLDPPKFEWNGTKERQLWTMVSNLNYSQDQIDWQNLSKIFETPEFFLKKRTYKLFAEHLELLQLQLEKKRDLEKYSNDQVNEGMSDLIHKYTPTLQNDNLLNVSASPLTTERQDSEEVETEVTNEALQHLQTSKILNIHKKTSDSENKPNDKLDKDGINKEMECGSSDDDLSSSLSVSKSALEEALMDRLQF